ACCTCTTTCCGATTTCGCGCCTTGCCCCCCCGAGATCGCGGCCCGGATAAATTGCAGGGCGTCGCTTCCCTGTCCCACGGGAGAGAGTTGCGAGAGCTCATTGCGCGACAGCGGGGCGCTGGTCGAATCGAACCGCCTCACCCGCACGTCGTAGGACTCAGAGAGCCGATCAAGAAGACCCTTCGCCTCACCGCCCTCTGCGGCCTCATCAGTCTCAACAGCTTTACCGGCCTCTCCAGACTCAGCAGACTTTTTTTTATCGCTTTTGAGCAACGCACCGAGCGCCGAGGAGGCGCGCGTCTTGCCACCGGGAGCATCCTTGACGCCCATGCTCGCCGAGCTATCCACCAGGACAAGTAACCTTGGCGGCAACACCCGCTCGCTCTCCTCCATCAGGGTAGGCCCGGTTAGGAAGAAAAGGATCAGGGCGTACAACGCGCCGCGAAGGGTGAGGAGGAAATATGTTCGGCCAGAGGAGAGTTTTTCTCTGAGGAACGGAATCCGCCTGCGCATGCTTTCGGCCAGCACGATAGCCAGGAGCGCAATCATCCATAGCGGCGCGCCGCCCGGCCAATATATAGAACTCAAATCCATCGGCTTACCCCTGATTCAAACGGCGCTGGATAATTGGGTGATGTATCAAATCTTGTTTGTAGTTGCCCGTCATCGCATAGAGGACGATGTTCACGCCCAGTTGAAATGCGGACTTTCGCTGGGGCTCCCCCCCGGGCGAGCAACCCTCGACCCAGCCACCATCGGGCCGACGCGCCCAGGCCCCGCCCAAATCGTTGCGACAATAGACGAGCGGCGTAAAACCACCCAGCCTCACCCCTTCAAGCTCCTGGCTGACCGATTGCCGACCGCCGACCGAGCGAATGAGGTAGTAGCTCTTGAACAGCGCATGATCGTTGGGAAGGGGCTCAAGCGCCTCGCGCGGGAAGAGTTTGGCGATAAGCTCTCTCGCCTTTAGACCAAAACCCTCGTTTTTCACGCCAAGGCCATCATCCACCAACAAAAACCCGCCGTAAGTCAGATGACGACGAAGTCGATCAATCTCTGCGGCCTCGGGCAAATCGAAATCATAGCGCCCCGAGAGATAGAGAAAAGGATATTTGAATAGTTCCGGGGATGAGAGATCGACAACCTGGGCCTCGGGGCCGGAGTCGATGCTCGTTCGCTTTCTGATTTCATCGAGCATCGAGGCCATGGCGGAGGGATACTCCTGCCAGCGGCCACCTCGATAGCGAATCTGACCGGGAACAAAGGCGGGCGGCGGCTTGTTTGCGCTGCTTTTCACCTCGGCTGGGCTCTGCGCCCAAGTGCCTGCGGGAGGCGCAAGCGCACCAGCGGCAATGGCTGCGGCGTAGCCGAGGAAATGACGGCGACTCAGGGCCTTATCAGGGAACATCTTCAGTGGGTGGCAAAATAGTTAGTACCGTGGGGGGCGGTAGTTTCCTGAGAGAAAGATTAAGGGCCGGGGATTTCGCCAACTTCACCCGCTCAAAACCCTCGACCTTCATCGCCTGGGCAAACATCGTGGACAATTCGGGCCCTGCGTAGTGCATCGGCACAACGATGTTGGGCCCTATGCGTTTTACGAGCTTTGCCCCCTCCTCGTGGGTGAGATTGTTTCTTCCATCGATGGGCAACAACATGACGTGAATTTTTCCAAGCGCCCGTATCTGGCCCTCGGAGGGGCCGAATCTGGCATTGCCCAAATGGGCCACACAAATCCCCGCTGCCTGGAAGATAAACACCGTGTTAATGACATAGGGTGACTCCGCGTTGCCAACAATCTGGGGAAAGGAAAATACCCGGATACCCTTAATAAGCTCGTCAACCTTGTTGGGTCTTCCCTCGGGCGAGGCACCGAAGAAAATTTTTGCCTTGCCCTCATAAGGGCCGGTTTGTGAGTGCGTGTCATGCCAGTTTGAAACCGATACAGCCTGAGGGAGCGGATTGGGCGGCGTTGTCCAGTAGGGATCA
The sequence above is drawn from the Nitrospinaceae bacterium genome and encodes:
- a CDS encoding DUF4159 domain-containing protein is translated as MFPDKALSRRHFLGYAAAIAAGALAPPAGTWAQSPAEVKSSANKPPPAFVPGQIRYRGGRWQEYPSAMASMLDEIRKRTSIDSGPEAQVVDLSSPELFKYPFLYLSGRYDFDLPEAAEIDRLRRHLTYGGFLLVDDGLGVKNEGFGLKARELIAKLFPREALEPLPNDHALFKSYYLIRSVGGRQSVSQELEGVRLGGFTPLVYCRNDLGGAWARRPDGGWVEGCSPGGEPQRKSAFQLGVNIVLYAMTGNYKQDLIHHPIIQRRLNQG
- a CDS encoding MBL fold metallo-hydrolase, producing the protein MIISGTFPVREIKHSFPLKRFLAFGLMFIVLNFVFALSAEAICKPGLVRRDGRFIPVSWNLDRQRLPLARLAKAGLTLGLRYMAHSSFLLTGPKGGRVLTDPYWTTPPNPLPQAVSVSNWHDTHSQTGPYEGKAKIFFGASPEGRPNKVDELIKGIRVFSFPQIVGNAESPYVINTVFIFQAAGICVAHLGNARFGPSEGQIRALGKIHVMLLPIDGRNNLTHEEGAKLVKRIGPNIVVPMHYAGPELSTMFAQAMKVEGFERVKLAKSPALNLSLRKLPPPTVLTILPPTEDVP